A genomic window from Methanobrevibacter gottschalkii DSM 11977 includes:
- a CDS encoding right-handed parallel beta-helix repeat-containing protein, which produces MVCAEDNNVTENATNEDFQAIQILIDNANPGDSIYLENKTYQGSGSPIIVNKSVNVYGVDSSKTILDASNKSSIFLISKDVKVNFNGLTLTNGYNETKGGAIYNLGILNITNSKISSNYAESGAIRNEGTGKLTISNSLFDKNCGSFGAAIDNYVGYLNIVDTTFTNNDCLEGGAIYNRFGEFLVYNCTFINNSAARGGGVYNNRGGMYIYNSRFIANNVYDLGGGIKSWGSCEVYNTVLINNTAKQGGGIYVSEFTLIAENCFVENNSAHWGGGIAVEAKATAKIKNATIINNLADRGAGIDINMGSIDLQDSIVNNNVAKYGAGGIYFALLSSTVKNTYICNNIANTSGGGCYIYGFRGVVVNFTNVIINNNSASKGGAIYSTGTANIQNSILNSNNAYKGGAIYNELNLTVKDSQFFENTADSWGGAIYNNLNSFIDNVVLNSNEVKQFGGAIYNEKLVNAKNSLFESNKALQAGAIYSTNDLIIDNSQFIKNYVKRNYCVLMLSKGDVNITNSLFKFNTNADEGGCIFNYNANLLIDASQFISNDARSYGAAIDNSGNLTIKNSLFYKNKAYGAAAIDNSGNLVIIKSNFTDNVATNNGGAIDSNGKLIIIGSIFKNNLAGNNGGALILRGDTTVTHSIIYNNHDKNGYAIFNKGVENISLSNNWWGSNNPDFEKLLNMGTSDDFNWIIMSFSSNNQLIQYKNSILNINFDNVKDKMGNVYKINSTELLPIFKIALSNYGEVTISNGFKSMNKNIPLITSISAKIDNQSIILKITPTNKRIIDNKNIVVDYNGKVTYKVRVVGVDGKIVGANVAVVMKIAGKKYTVKTNKNGFVSKLFSLTPGKYSIITTYKGFTVKNSITVKKVLYAKSITKKKSKKITYSVSLKISNGKPIAGKKITFKIKSKTYTAKTNKKGVAVVSFKNLKVGKYSVIVNYLNSKVKTTLKIK; this is translated from the coding sequence GTGGTCTGTGCTGAGGATAATAATGTAACAGAAAATGCAACGAATGAAGATTTTCAAGCTATTCAGATTTTAATTGATAATGCAAATCCTGGTGATTCGATATATTTAGAAAATAAAACTTATCAGGGTAGTGGATCTCCAATAATTGTTAATAAATCTGTTAATGTTTATGGGGTTGATTCTTCTAAGACTATTTTGGATGCAAGTAACAAATCAAGTATTTTTTTAATCTCTAAAGATGTTAAAGTTAATTTCAATGGTTTAACTCTTACTAATGGTTATAATGAAACTAAAGGTGGAGCGATATATAATTTAGGTATTTTAAATATTACCAACTCTAAAATTTCCAGTAACTATGCTGAAAGTGGTGCTATACGTAATGAGGGTACTGGTAAATTAACTATTTCAAATTCTTTATTTGATAAAAATTGCGGAAGTTTTGGTGCAGCTATTGATAATTATGTCGGGTATTTAAATATTGTTGATACAACATTCACAAATAATGATTGTCTTGAAGGTGGAGCAATCTATAACAGATTTGGTGAATTTTTAGTTTATAATTGCACATTTATTAATAACTCTGCAGCTCGTGGTGGTGGAGTTTATAATAATAGAGGTGGCATGTATATTTACAATTCCAGATTCATAGCAAATAATGTTTATGATTTAGGAGGAGGAATTAAAAGTTGGGGTTCTTGTGAAGTGTATAATACAGTATTAATAAATAATACTGCAAAACAAGGTGGAGGAATTTATGTATCTGAATTTACATTAATTGCTGAAAATTGTTTTGTTGAAAATAATTCTGCTCATTGGGGTGGTGGAATCGCTGTTGAAGCAAAAGCTACTGCAAAAATTAAAAATGCCACTATTATAAATAACTTGGCTGACCGTGGTGCAGGTATTGATATAAATATGGGATCTATTGATTTACAGGACTCCATTGTTAATAATAATGTTGCAAAATATGGTGCGGGTGGAATTTACTTTGCTTTGTTGTCTTCAACAGTAAAAAATACTTATATATGTAACAACATCGCTAATACATCAGGTGGAGGTTGTTATATTTATGGATTTAGGGGTGTTGTTGTAAATTTCACTAATGTGATTATTAATAATAATTCTGCTTCTAAAGGTGGAGCAATTTACAGTACTGGAACTGCAAATATTCAAAACAGTATTTTAAATTCAAATAATGCTTATAAAGGTGGAGCTATTTATAATGAACTTAATTTAACAGTTAAAGATTCTCAATTTTTTGAAAATACAGCTGATAGTTGGGGTGGAGCTATTTATAATAACTTAAATTCATTTATAGATAATGTTGTTTTAAATTCAAATGAAGTTAAACAATTTGGTGGAGCTATTTATAATGAAAAATTAGTCAATGCTAAAAATTCTCTTTTTGAATCAAATAAAGCATTACAAGCAGGAGCAATTTATTCTACAAATGACTTAATAATTGATAATTCTCAATTTATCAAAAATTATGTTAAACGTAACTATTGTGTTCTAATGCTTAGTAAAGGTGATGTGAATATTACAAATTCATTATTCAAATTCAACACAAATGCTGATGAAGGGGGTTGTATTTTTAATTATAATGCAAATTTATTAATTGATGCTTCTCAGTTTATTTCAAATGATGCAAGAAGTTATGGTGCAGCTATTGATAATTCTGGTAATTTAACTATAAAAAATTCATTGTTTTATAAAAATAAAGCATATGGTGCAGCAGCTATTGATAATTCAGGTAATTTAGTTATAATCAAATCTAATTTCACTGATAATGTTGCTACTAATAATGGTGGTGCTATTGACAGCAATGGTAAATTGATTATTATTGGTTCAATTTTTAAGAATAATCTCGCTGGAAATAATGGTGGAGCATTAATACTTAGAGGAGATACGACTGTAACCCATTCGATTATCTATAATAATCATGACAAAAATGGTTATGCAATTTTCAATAAAGGTGTTGAAAATATATCTCTTTCAAATAATTGGTGGGGCAGTAATAATCCTGATTTTGAAAAATTATTGAACATGGGAACTTCTGATGATTTTAATTGGATTATTATGAGTTTTTCAAGTAATAATCAATTAATTCAATATAAAAATTCTATTTTGAATATAAATTTCGATAACGTTAAAGATAAAATGGGTAATGTTTATAAAATTAACTCAACAGAATTGTTGCCTATTTTTAAAATAGCATTGTCAAATTACGGTGAGGTTACTATATCTAATGGATTTAAATCTATGAATAAAAATATTCCATTAATCACATCTATTTCAGCAAAAATTGATAATCAAAGTATTATTTTAAAAATTACTCCAACAAATAAAAGAATAATTGATAATAAGAACATTGTTGTTGATTATAATGGAAAAGTTACTTATAAAGTTCGTGTTGTTGGTGTTGATGGAAAAATCGTCGGCGCAAATGTAGCTGTGGTTATGAAAATTGCAGGTAAAAAATACACTGTTAAAACTAATAAAAATGGTTTTGTATCTAAATTATTCAGTTTAACTCCAGGTAAATATTCAATTATTACAACATATAAAGGATTTACAGTTAAAAATAGTATAACTGTTAAAAAAGTATTATATGCTAAAAGCATCACTAAGAAAAAATCTAAAAAGATTACATATTCTGTCTCATTAAAAATAAGCAATGGAAAACCAATTGCAGGTAAAAAAATTACTTTTAAAATTAAGAGTAAAACTTACACTGCTAAAACTAATAAAAAAGGGGTGGCAGTTGTTAGCTTTAAGAATTTAAAAGTGGGTAAATATTCAGTTATTGTTAACTATTTAAATTCAAAGGTTAAAACAACTCTAAAAATAAAATAA